Within the Nocardioides humi genome, the region GCAGGAAGACGTCGCTGACGTCGTCCGGGTTGCGGTGCCGGTCGACGGGCGGGTTGATGATGGCGTGGTTCCAGTACGCCAGCGTCTCCTGGGACTCCCGGTACCAGCGCTGCGCGTTGCCGGCGTACTCGCCGTAGAACTCCGAGTTGGCGCCGAGCGTCCCGAGGAAGCTCGCCTTGTAGTCGGGGCTGCGGCCCATGAAGCCGTAGGTCATCCGCGCCCACTCGGCGATCGCGGTCTGGTCGGCCTTGAGGTCCTCGATGGTCCGCGGCGTGCGGAAGAACGGGTGCGTGAATCCGTTGCTCCCGGTGTCCGTCGGGGTGGTCAGCACGTCCTGGCGGTCCGGGTCGTGCAGGGCGTCGTAGAGCCGCGCGGTCATCCGGACCGGGTTCCGGAACGCGGGGTGGGTGGTCACGTCCTCGACGCGCTCGCCGTAGAGGTAGACCTCCCGTCCGTCCCTCAGGCTCTCGATGTATTCGCTTCCCGTCATCGGGCGGGTCACGCGCTGCGCGACGTCCTCCGCCGACGGTGGAACGGACTCCTGCAGAGTCATCGCTCGGCTCCTTCGTGTTGATGTGACTTGCGGTGTGGTGCGTCGCCCGGGAGGGCCCGGGACGTCTCAGATGCGCTGCTCCAGCAGCGCTGCGGCCTCCGCGATCCAGGCCATCGCCGCGGGCGCGTCGCCCGAGCCCTCCCACGGGGCCGGGCCCGGGTCGTGGTGGAGGTCGTGGAACTGGCCGGAGTGGAAGAGCAGCGGTCGGCCCGCCGCCCGGTGGATCTCCTGGACCTCGCCCAGGAAGAGGGTGTGGTCGCCGCCGTCGTAGGTCCGCCACGGCGTGCACGAGATCGTGGCGAGGCACCCCGCGAGGACCGGCGCACCGTCGCCGGGCGTGCGCGTGCGCCAGTCGATCTCGTCGACCTGGGGCCGGCCCGCGAAGTGGAGGGCGAGGTCCTGCTGGTCGCGGTGCAGCACGTTCACCGCGAACGGCACGCCGTCGAGGTAGCTGCTCATCCGGGAGCCGTTGTTGACGCACACCAGGACCAGCGGAGGCTCGAGGGAGACGCCGGTGAAGGCGTTGACGGTCGCGCCGTGCGCGGTGCCGTCCGGGGTGTGGCAGGTCACCACGGTGACGCCGGTCGCGAAATGGCCCAGGCAGTTGCGGAGCTCTCGTGGATCGATGCGCATCGCGGGTCCTCCGGTTCGTGCGGTGGGTCACGGGGTCCGATCACGGTAGGAACGCGGCGACCCCGGCCACGAGACGGATTGCGCGGCCCGTCGGACGGATTGCGCAAAGTCTTCTGTGAGTCGTGTCACCGGGGCCCGAACCCGCTTACGCTGAGGGTCGTAAGACCGTCTGGTTCAGCGCCGATGAGGCTGTGGCGTAAGGATCTGCGTGAGCCGCGAGCCGAGAGATGAAGGAGAGTCCCCCGCCGTCGTGGAGGAGGGACCGGTCGGCCGTGCCTCCGGGTCGTGGGCCCTCGACCGGATGCCCAACGAGGTGGCGGACGCCGACTTCGGCCTGTTCCGCGACCGCCTGCAGGGCCACTACTACCCGGCGCGGGTCCGGCCCCTCGACGGCCGCGGCCTGCTCGAGGACCCGCGGCTGTCCGCGGTCGAGCTCGAGCACATCACCATCGGCTACGTGCGGTTCGGCACCGCCGTCAGCATCGACGCGGGCGACCTGCTGGGCTACCACGTCGACGTACCCCTGCAGGGCGAGGTGGTCTCCCGCTGCGGCCACGAGGAGACCGTGGCCAGCCCGCGCCAGGCGGCCGTTTTCTCGCCGCGCCGGCACACCTACGTGCCGGCGTGGGCCAAGGACGCCGCCCAGCTCCTGATCAAGCTGAACCCGCGCAGCGTCGAGTACGAGCTCGAGGGACTGCTGCGCCGACCGGTCGTGGAGCCGCTGCAGTTCCGGATGGCCATGCCGACGGTCGCCGGTCCCGGACGCGCGTGGGTCGCCTCCCTGGCCGGCTTCGTGGCGTTCCTCAACAGCGGCTCGGAGGGCGGTCCCGCCGTACGACGGCACGCGGAGCTGCTCGAGCGCAGCCTGATCAGCGGGCTGCTGCTCGCCCAGCCGCACTCCTACAGCGAGCTCCTGTTCGAGGGCGCCGAGTACCGGGTGCCCAGCTCGGCGGTCGACCGGGTGGTCGACGCGATCACGTCCTTCCCCGAGCGTCCCTACTCGCTGGCCGACCTGTGCCGGATCGGCTGTGCGAGCGCGCGTGCGCTCCAGACGCAGTTCCAGGAGCGGTTCGGGATGAGCCCGATGCAGTACCTGCGGCGCGAGCGGCTGATGCGGGCTCGCGCGGAGCTCCGCCAGGGCCAGGGCACGGTCTCCACCGTCGCCTACGGCTGGGGGTTCTCGAACCTCGGCCGGTTCGCCCGGGCCTACCAGGCGCAGTTCGGCGAGCTGCCGTCCGAGACCCTCGAGAACGCCGTTCGCGGGGGCGCGGCGTACCGACGGTGAGGTACGCCGCGCCCCCGCGAAGGGGAGTCCGGTCGGGAGGTCAGGCCAGGGGCGGGCGAGGACCCGGCCCAGTGCGGTCGCCAGGGCCTTGCCCGCGTCCGCCTCGCGCTCCCTGCTCCGCCAGCAGACGAACCCGTCCGGACGGATCAGTGAGGCCCCGCCGGGCGTGATGCCGTAGAGCCGCTGGAGCTCGGCCGCCGGCACGCCGGCCGTGTGGGCCGCCAGCGGGACGTCCGCACGCCGCGTCAGCTCGGCCGCGGCCTCGTGCCACGCCGTCCCGTCCTCGCCGGTGAGGAGGACGAAGCCGTCGCCGTACAGGTCGAGGACGGAGAGTCCCTCGTCCTCCCAGAAGTGGGCGGCACGGGTGCCGGGCTCGCCGGCGGCCTCGCGCGGGTGGACGGCCAGATCGGCGGGAGCCGGGGTGGGGGACTCGGCGTCGACGGCGTCGGAGAAGTTGCGGTAGCCGATCTCCGCGCTGAAGTCGTCGACGAGCGCCGGGAGACCGTCGTCGATGAGCTCGGGGGTCACCCGGCGCCGGAACCGGGTGTAGGCCTGGTCGATCGTGAACCGGCCGATGGGGCGTCGCTCGGCGTCGTACGACGCGAGGAGGGCGGCTCCCGCCTGGCCGTGGACGACCATCGCCAGCTTCCAGGCGAGGTTGTGCGCGTCGTGGATCCCGGTGTTCCCGCCGAACCCGCCGTTCGGGGGGACGACGTGGGCGGCGTCCCCGACCAGGAAGACCCGGTCCGTGCCGTAGCTGGTCGCGACGTCGGCGGTCGCCCGCCAGAGCGCGATGTCGTCCACCGTGATCTGGATGGAGGCGTCGCCGAGCGCGCTGCGGACCAGGTCCTCGGCGCGCTCGGGCGTCAGGCCCTGCCAGACGTCGAGGTTCGCCGGTACGGTCGGGTCGCCCAGGGTGTTGACGACCAGGAACCCGGACCGGCCAGACCTCTCGAACCGGAAGAAGCCGCGCAGGTCGTCGTTGGTCACGTAGGTGACGCCGAGCTCCTGGTCGCCGAGGAGGTGGCGGAAGTCGGCGGAGAAGTAGATCGTGGCGCTCCGCGACAGCTCGCCGTGGCCGACCATCTCGATCCCCAGCGACGACCGGACCGGACTGCGGTTGCCGTCGGCCGCGACGACGTACTGGGCGCGGACCCGTCGCTCCGCGCCGGTCGTCAGGTCACGAACGACGGTGACCACGCCGTCGTCCCCGCTGCTCTCGATCGACGCCTCCGAGCCGTAGAGCAGGGTGGCGCCGTACTCGAGCGCCCGCGCGCGGAGCAGGGGCTCGATGGCGTCCTGGGCGACGAACAGCCGGCGGGACGGGCTGAACTCGTCGACGCCCCCGTTGAGGTCGGGGATGAAGGTCGCGATCTCACCGCCGCTGAGGGAGCGCACCTCGTTGACGCACCCGTTGGGGAAGTAGCGCTCCGCCGACAGGCGCCGCAGCGGCTCCTCCAGGTCGACCGACCGCATCAGCTCGAGGGTGCGGAGATGGAGATGCCCGGCCCGGGGATGGATCGCCGTGCCGGGATGGCGCTCCACGGCGAGGACGTCGACCCCCTGGCGCGCCAGGAACATCGCGGTGGTGAGCCCCACCAGGCTTCCTCCGATGACGAGGACCTGCACGTCGTCGCGATCGATCTGTGTCATGTCGCTCAAGGTAGGAGCGCCGCGGCATATCAGCAAGACTGATGGTAGTGATGTCACCCATCGTCAGCAGTGATGTGCAGGAGGAGCAGGGCGTGCCGCCCGTCGGGGTCCAGCAGCGTCTCCCCGCGCAGGGTGATCTCGCCCGACTCCGCGTGCCGGATCCGCTTCGGGGCGCACCGCGGCCCGGACACCGGATGCTCGCGCCAGAGCGTCCGGAACTCGTCGCTGGACCGCAGGAGGTCGGCGACGATGCGGTCGGCACGCGAGCCGGAGCCCGCTCCGGCGCTGACGGAGGCGAGCTGGGCGACGAGCGCCCGGCTGTGCGCGGCGTGGTCCGCCGCGGGGGTCAGCGCACGCTCGGACGGTCGGGTGAACCACCGGTGCACGCGCGCGCGGGCCAGGCCGGTGTACCCCGTCTCGTCCCCGAGGATCCGTGCTGCCAGGGGCGTCTGCGCGATCGTCTCGCCGAGATCGGTGACGATCATCGCCGGTGCGTCGCGGACCTGGTCGAACACCCGGAGGAGGCCCTCGTCGACGTGCTCGAGCGTGCTGTCCTCATCGGTGCCGGAGCCGCCCGGCGCGTAGCCGGCGAGCAGGTTCAGGTACGTGCTCTCCTCGTCGGAGAGGCGCAGCGCCTTGCCGATCGCGGCGAGGACCGACGGGGACGGAACCGGCCCGCGGGGCTGCTCGATCCGTGTGTAGTAGTGGGTCGCGACACCACTGAGCGCGGCCACCTCCTCGCGGCGCAGCCCGGGCGTACGGCGCCGGCCGGTGCGGGGCAGGCCGACGTCCTCCGGCTGGGTCGCCTCCCGGCGCGAGCGCAGGAACAGCGCCAGTCGACCACGATCCATGCCGCACCTCCCCGGGTGTCTCCACCGTCCGCGGGCCCAACGCCGGGACCCGTCGTTCTACTCCCGGCCCACTCCCGGCGGGCGCGCGGTCAGGGATGCCCGATCGTGGCATGGTTGCCGCCCGTGGGGCGCCGCACGGTGGTGTCATGACGAACACTCACGAACAGCAGCTGGAGCGCGGCACGTCCGTGCTGGAGGTCCCCGGACACTGGATCGGCGGGACGGTGGTCGCCGGGCCCGGCGACGTCAGGGAGCTCCTCAGCCCGGTCGACGGGCGCGTGGTGGGGCGGTCCCCGGTCGGGACGCCGGAGACGGTGGACCGCGCCGTGCGGGCGGCCCGGGCCGCGCTGCCCGCCTGGGCGGCGACGGCGCCGGGGGCGAGGGCGGAGGTGCTGCGCCGGCTCGCCGACGAGCTGACCCGCCGCCAGGAGGAGATCGCGTGGGCGATCACGACGGAGATCGGCGTGCCCATCTCCTTCTCGCGCGCCGCGCAGGCGACCTTCCCGGCGATCGTGACGGCCGCGACCGCCGGCCTGGTCGACGAGGTCGAGTGGGAGGCCGAGCGGGGCAACGCGCTCGTGGTGCGCGAGCCGGTGGGCGTCGTCGGCGCCATCACCCCGTGGAACTTCCCCCTCCAGCAGACCGTCACGAAGATCGTCCCGGCTCTCCTCGCGGGCAACGCCGTGGTCCTCAAGCCGGCCGAGACCTCGCCGCTGACCGGGCCGATCCTCGCCGAGGCGGCGACCGCGGCGGGCCTGCCGGCAGGCGTGCTGAACATCGTGTACGGCGACGGCCCGGTCGTCGGCGAGGCGATCGCCGCGCACCCCGACGTGGACATGGTCTCCTTCACCGGGTCGACGGCCGTCGGGAGGCACCTCGCGGCGACGGCCGCCCGCACGGTCAAGAAGGTCGCGCTGGAGCTCGGCGGGAAGACGGCGGCGATCCTGCTCGACGACGCGGACCTCGACCGGGCGATCGCGGAGACGCTGCAGTTCGCGTGGAGCAACGCCGGCCAGGCGTGCGGCGCGTGGTCGCGGCTCCTCGTGCCCGCGGCGCGACACGACGACGTCGTGCGGAGACTCACGGCCGCGGCCGCCGCGTTCGCGCCCGGCCACCCCGCCGAGGAGTCCACGCTCGTGGGCCCGCTCGCGTCGGAGGCGCAGTGGAGCCGGGTGAACGGCTACCTCGAGACCGCCGTCGCCGAGGGCGCCGTCGTCGCGTACGGCGGACCCGGGCGGATCCCCGGCCTGGAGGCCGGCGCGTTCGTCCGGCCGACGATCCTCACCCACGTCGACCCGTCGTCCACCATCGCCCAGGAGGAGGTCTTCGGGCCGGTGCTCAGCGTGCTGACCTACGAGGACGAGGCCGACGCCCTGCGCATCGCCAACGGGACGGCGTACGGGCTGACGGCGGCCGTGTACGGCGACCCAGCCCGCGCGCTGTCCTTCGCGCGCGGGCTGGTGGCCGGCCAGGTCTACGTCAACGGGGCGGCGTTCAACCCCCTCGCGCCGTTCGGCGGGTTCCGGCAGTCGGGCGTGGGCCGGGAGATGGGCAAGGAGGGCGTCGAGGAGTTCACCGAGCTGAAGGCGATCCTGCGCTGACGGCCGCCGGGCGCCGCCGTATCCTCCAGCAATGAACCTCGCGGGCGTGGACCTGAACCTCCTCGTCGCCCTCGACGCCCTCCTCGCGGAGCGGAACGTCACCAGGGCCGCGCGACGGGTGGGGATCAGCCAGCCGGGCATGAGCAGTGCCCTCGCCCGACTGCGCAAGCTCCTCGGCGACCCGCTCCTCGTGCGGGAGGGGAACGGCCTCGTGCCCACCGCCCGCGGCCGGTCCCTCGTCGAGCCGGTGCGGACGGCGCTGACCGTGATCGAGGTGGCCCTGAACGACCGGGTCGCCTTCGATCC harbors:
- a CDS encoding flavin reductase family protein, with the translated sequence MRIDPRELRNCLGHFATGVTVVTCHTPDGTAHGATVNAFTGVSLEPPLVLVCVNNGSRMSSYLDGVPFAVNVLHRDQQDLALHFAGRPQVDEIDWRTRTPGDGAPVLAGCLATISCTPWRTYDGGDHTLFLGEVQEIHRAAGRPLLFHSGQFHDLHHDPGPAPWEGSGDAPAAMAWIAEAAALLEQRI
- a CDS encoding AraC family transcriptional regulator; this translates as MSREPRDEGESPAVVEEGPVGRASGSWALDRMPNEVADADFGLFRDRLQGHYYPARVRPLDGRGLLEDPRLSAVELEHITIGYVRFGTAVSIDAGDLLGYHVDVPLQGEVVSRCGHEETVASPRQAAVFSPRRHTYVPAWAKDAAQLLIKLNPRSVEYELEGLLRRPVVEPLQFRMAMPTVAGPGRAWVASLAGFVAFLNSGSEGGPAVRRHAELLERSLISGLLLAQPHSYSELLFEGAEYRVPSSAVDRVVDAITSFPERPYSLADLCRIGCASARALQTQFQERFGMSPMQYLRRERLMRARAELRQGQGTVSTVAYGWGFSNLGRFARAYQAQFGELPSETLENAVRGGAAYRR
- a CDS encoding helix-turn-helix transcriptional regulator, which gives rise to MDRGRLALFLRSRREATQPEDVGLPRTGRRRTPGLRREEVAALSGVATHYYTRIEQPRGPVPSPSVLAAIGKALRLSDEESTYLNLLAGYAPGGSGTDEDSTLEHVDEGLLRVFDQVRDAPAMIVTDLGETIAQTPLAARILGDETGYTGLARARVHRWFTRPSERALTPAADHAAHSRALVAQLASVSAGAGSGSRADRIVADLLRSSDEFRTLWREHPVSGPRCAPKRIRHAESGEITLRGETLLDPDGRHALLLLHITADDG
- a CDS encoding aldehyde dehydrogenase family protein — encoded protein: MTNTHEQQLERGTSVLEVPGHWIGGTVVAGPGDVRELLSPVDGRVVGRSPVGTPETVDRAVRAARAALPAWAATAPGARAEVLRRLADELTRRQEEIAWAITTEIGVPISFSRAAQATFPAIVTAATAGLVDEVEWEAERGNALVVREPVGVVGAITPWNFPLQQTVTKIVPALLAGNAVVLKPAETSPLTGPILAEAATAAGLPAGVLNIVYGDGPVVGEAIAAHPDVDMVSFTGSTAVGRHLAATAARTVKKVALELGGKTAAILLDDADLDRAIAETLQFAWSNAGQACGAWSRLLVPAARHDDVVRRLTAAAAAFAPGHPAEESTLVGPLASEAQWSRVNGYLETAVAEGAVVAYGGPGRIPGLEAGAFVRPTILTHVDPSSTIAQEEVFGPVLSVLTYEDEADALRIANGTAYGLTAAVYGDPARALSFARGLVAGQVYVNGAAFNPLAPFGGFRQSGVGREMGKEGVEEFTELKAILR